The Thermoproteota archaeon genome has a segment encoding these proteins:
- a CDS encoding NusA-like transcription termination signal-binding factor, translating to MSPRSWRSWEWSDLWRCRRIPGRKVIITPEQFRYIQLFHNMLGVRPKDVVEDKEENRLVFVVEKGDLGRAVGRGGRKLKTMRRLLREDLDMSIEVVEFDDTPEGFVINLLSPARVPKVRIVKQGDETVAIAYVVEQDKSIAIGKNGRRIKRARVLAKRWYNIDNIKIATWTTPTS from the coding sequence AGGTCTTGGGAGTGGAGTGATCTTTGGAGGTGTAGGAGGATTCCAGGCAGGAAGGTCATCATAACGCCTGAACAGTTCCGCTACATACAGCTCTTCCATAACATGCTAGGAGTTAGGCCCAAGGATGTAGTGGAGGACAAGGAGGAGAATAGGCTGGTCTTCGTGGTGGAAAAGGGCGATCTGGGAAGGGCAGTGGGGAGAGGAGGGAGGAAGCTGAAGACCATGAGGCGCCTCTTGAGGGAGGACCTAGACATGTCCATCGAGGTCGTGGAGTTCGACGATACTCCAGAGGGATTCGTGATCAACCTGCTGAGCCCAGCCAGAGTACCCAAGGTCAGGATAGTGAAGCAGGGTGATGAGACCGTCGCTATCGCCTATGTGGTAGAGCAAGATAAGAGCATAGCCATAGGAAAGAACGGTAGAAGGATAAAGAGGGCCAGAGTCTTGGCCAAGAGGTGGTACAACATAGACAACATTAAAATAGCAACATGGACTACCCCTACCTCGTGA
- a CDS encoding 30S ribosomal protein S12, whose amino-acid sequence MGKKSPLGLYAARGLAEKYKEKRLHSWKVRRRLYRLKEKFDPLEGAPMARGIVLEKVGLEARQPHSGLRKAVKVQLAKNGVIVTAFAPGDGALNVINEHDEVIIEGIGGSRGRSMGDIPGVRYKVIKVNGVSLQAILQGKKEKPSR is encoded by the coding sequence ATGGGTAAGAAATCTCCGCTGGGACTGTACGCTGCTCGAGGGCTGGCTGAGAAGTACAAGGAGAAGAGGCTCCATAGCTGGAAGGTTAGAAGGAGACTGTACAGGTTGAAGGAGAAGTTCGATCCTCTAGAGGGCGCGCCCATGGCTAGGGGCATAGTGCTGGAGAAGGTGGGTCTGGAGGCGAGGCAACCTCACTCTGGCCTGAGGAAAGCAGTCAAGGTTCAGTTAGCCAAGAACGGGGTCATAGTCACCGCGTTCGCACCGGGAGATGGCGCGTTGAACGTGATCAATGAGCACGATGAGGTGATAATAGAGGGAATCGGTGGTTCCAGGGGCAGGTCCATGGGAGACATACCCGGGGTCAGATATAAAGTGATAAAGGTAAACGGCGTATCCCTGCAGGCCATACTGCAGGGTAAGAAGGAGAAGCCCAGCAGGTGA